In Vitis vinifera cultivar Pinot Noir 40024 chromosome 4, ASM3070453v1, the genomic window CACTGATTTTACTGCCTGCGGGAATATACTAAAAAATCAAAGAGTGGAGGCACACAAGTGCCATTTTTACCCAGAATATTTTCTTTGGTGGGGATTGCTTGTTGCAAATTTGCAATCCCCATTACGGACTTCCTATGGCACCTCAGCAGGGAACAGGGCACTCCATTAGAAGAGCCAAGGAGATATAGGCTAGTTTTCTTGGTTGAAGATGCTTTTTCTCCCTTATCtgtttgaatttaaattttgatttcctGGGTGAAACCCTACGATTCTAAACATATTTAGATGGAGCACATAACTTTGTACATGCAGTCATTTGTTCTCTACTGAAGAAAAATGTTTCCTCTTTCCCTTGTGAAATACCTGACATGTGCTGATCTACAGGTTTGAAGTCTGATGGATCTGGGATGCAGATGAGGGAGGTTGCCTGTCCAACTTGCACAGTCCATTTGCAGGTTTCCATCCCTGTtcaattttttccttattatCAGTACCTTATGACTTTGCCATTTCTATTTGGAATAGTGAAACTGGACTTATGTTCACCAGATGCATGCAATACCGCTTTTAATGGTTTGTGTAATCTAGGTTCATCTTTTATGTTGCCATTTGGTTTTTACCTGAATGCATTTCATTTATTGGTGGTGCAGGTCCAGGTTCCAACCTCTGGTTCAGAGACCATAGAGTGTAGTGTTTGCCAGCATCCATTTCGTGTGACTGCTTAATAACTTGTTTCGTCGCTGATTCTTGTGCATCAAGTCAACCAACGCAAAGACAGTTCATAGTTTCCCGAGTTCTTTAAGTTGTTATGTTAatcgataaaaatatggatTATTGGATTTATAAACATGATTTAGGAGTtgatattacaatttttttctttcctcattgCAGTTTCTACTATGTTTTACTGTGTATataaatacacacacacatatatatgacCTTTCATTGTGAACTATTACACAAACCAATGTAGTGTTGATCGATTTTTAAGATCATGAGTCCTGAAACAATCATCAAATGAATGAACTATgtctaaaaatcaaaatgtgtTCTAGTGTTGAATTGTATCTGCATGTCAACTTTCTTTATCATGGAGATTGTATTACTTCTGCCAAGCAGTTTCAGTCATTGAAATGAGAAATCCCAGATCAGGGTATACTTGTGTACATCTAATGCGCTCTTTTTTATTGCAATAATTGGTGGGCATTTCCTATTGAATGGATAGGGCCACATCTAATGCTCTTTGCTGGAGTTTCCAGTCATGGTTGACCATTTCATGGCATAAGATTCTCCATATCACCAGTCTCTTCTTCTGTTCTCTTATGGTGTGGTGGCTATCAGGAAGAAGCCCAGAGAAAAATCATTCAGGAAGTCATGCAGTTTCTTCCCCAAAGACATGTTTCTTGTTCTTTAACCATTCTTCTCCATCTCTACATGTATCTTTTCTTCCATTATAATGTAGCAGCTGCTGCCATGATCCCAACTAAACACGCATCGTGTGTTTGGAGATTCGATCATGAATCCAGGCAATAACAACCACCTCAAAACTCTACAGCAATTTCCTGCCATTGGGAAAGGACTTCTTTAGAGAAAAACCAACAGGAAGGTTTAGCAATGGAGAGCTCCCTTCCGACTTCTTCCGTAGGGGTCGGCATTTTTTCCGGGCACAAACCAAGCCACACGGGTTGGTTTGGATTGATTCCCTGGTTTGTTTTGGTTAGGATTTTTGCTCAATGGATTAAGTTGCGTTTTAGAAGTAGAAGTTTTTATAATCAAACCAATACGATCCTTGATAAAATTTGTTGTGTTACTTTCTATAGTCATTAAGATTTAAGTGTACATGTTCAAGGACTTctttcaaggtttttttttttttttttttcatatatctaATAGCTTAAtgaattgattttcaaaggGCTATTAATTTAGGGATCATAAAGCTATCTTAGCTAATTTATTAGCTGAGAAATCAACATAGGAGGCTGTTAAAGCTCTATTTTAGATTgggttaaaaatttaaaaagcacAACACTTAGAAACGGTTCCAAGACCCAAGATATCCACCCCTAATGCATGGATTATTAGTAATTTTACGAAGACTACAGTGATCCATATTGAGTTATAAGAAAAGCTCTCTTTTTCTCCATGTTTGTGTCTCATTGTTTACCGGACCACGTAGAGATGTTCAAAACATACATAGGGAAGTTACAAGCAGTAGTGTAAGAAGatcatatcaataaaatattaaccaAAAGCCATGCTCCAATTGTGCGTTGGAAGCTATAGTTCAGCTTCGATTTTCATGCAGGTGGAGTCATTTCTTGAAACAACATGCAGGGTACTGATTTATATTCTGAACACTTTAGGATGAGCTGAGTCCACATTCATTTTCCTTCTTgctgaaaaataaataaatttggcagGCAATATATGAATTAGAAGCAAGAAGAGTTTCAGTATTAAGTGCATCACCAAATAGGGTGTGTGCCATCACAGAGACCACTAGATGGAGGTATACAAAGAGGAGTTACAGAGCAATGCTGCTCAGTAATGTGCAGAGTCACTCAACCAAGCAGCATTGCTCTTTAACTCCAACCTCTCCTCTGAACTCGTCTCCCTCAATCAGTTGTCTACTTGGATATCTATTCTCCACTACTTTCTCTTATTCAAAACCCCActtagcttggtgaatcatacTCATCCAACCTTGAATTCATCCCATTTGAATTATAGCAGGCAGCCCACACGCCATAGCAAGTAATTGAAGAAATCAACAATATTGTTAGTCTTCTCAGTATTTGAAGTGACCAGCCAAGGATGTTGTGGTACTGCAACTATTAAGGTACCAATGCTGTGTAACCCACACAGCCCTTATACATGCACAAATGTCTCCTAATATTTATTATGGGATAGTTACCATCCAGCAGAGAAAACCGATGAGATCACCAACCAGGTCCTCAACAAGCGTATCAACTTCtgagaatccaattttcaaatgagAGCATCCTAATCTCATAGTATACCCACCtgtttcaatttccaaaaccaGCTACCATGCCCATTGTGAATAGTTATCTTTGGTTTAAGCATCCaagaaataaaatcaattctttgGTTTAAAATTAGCATGAAGCAATGACATTTCATTGATCAATGCATTTAAAGTCAGCAAATCTATCAGCCATGCACCTCGAACAACAGAGTTACATTATCCACAAACACAAAAATATGCTAACAAAAGTCTACAAAGAGATCTAGATCATCAGGGGGGAGATGCAAAAGATGCAGTTCATGTAATAAGGACAGATCCCTTGTACATTATACTCTCAAGAAGAGAGACAATCAATGTTGATACGAATCAATATACTACTTTCTTACTCGGAAAAAACAACTACCCACTCTTTCAAAAGTATCTAGAAAACTATACAAGCAACCAGATTGAAATATATTATTCCCATAAAAGCCACCCAAATCTTTAAAGTCCCAATGCAAACCTGAAGTTCCATAAGACCTAACACTGCCCAGAAAACTACAAAACTTGCATACTCTAACTACAGCCTGTAGGTATAGGGATAGGGAAGAAATTATATACATGGAAACCAAAAAGTAAAGGAAGATCTTAGAGAAGCTTATTCTGAGCAACAGCCTGACATAACTCGTCCTCATAGAATAGAACTCGATTAGATGCCAAGGACTTGCAGAGGGGCTTTGGTAAAATTGATGGAACCATGCATCTTGAAGGTAATGCTGACTCCTGGAAGAGAACAGCAGCAATCTGCCGCATCTCAGTAACTTTCAAGCGAGAAGGTGGCCGGGGACCATGCCTTGGTGCTTTTGGGGTATGTGGACTAGCCAGAAAGACACCCTTTCCATCTCCCTTGCTGCAAATATGACACCAGTTCAAAGATAACAATGCAGAAGAATCAATATAAGCATAACAGTAAGAAAGAGggacaaaaggaaaacataaaaaacaactaGGGGTTGTAGGTCTACCTTACAAAAGGCCAGTGCTCTGTTGGGAGTGGAGTCATTGTCCTCAACATCTCCTGTCGTGAGCGGTCAGGGGTTGTGTAATTGAAGTGGAATTGCCTAGCAAGCAAAACCTGTCCCAATAGTATAAACACCGTTATCCACCTTGAATATGCATTTAAATTTGACCAGTGTctgagagaaagaaagagaggaaCAGAGAGCTTACTGCCTTCCTAATCCTCTGTGAGACATGAAAAACAGCCCTCAATTGGTCATGGTGCAGGTGACATAGTATTTTAACCTCAAATTtcacaaaataattgaaatcaGTACTTCCACAGAGTTAATATTAAGAAATATCAATACCATGAAGATCTCAGTTTAAATTCTGGAAAGAATAAACACCAAACAGGTTACTACTATGCTTATTGAGGAGTACTTGTGTCTTGACACCACATACCTATGTTGAAGCATGATACTCATGTCTATGAACACATCTATAGGCTAGCATCCAGAGAAATGCATCAATTTCTCTGGTGAAGACTCCATGATGCCAAGTCTACACAGTGTTAAATCTTGGATTTTATTAAACATGTGCATTATTATCCTGGAAATGATTAGAAATGGAACTTCTTTACCAACTTTTGTTGGGTTTCAGAAGATCCTTTATCATTGTTGTTCCATCTGTCCATCCCCCTAGCCCCACTTATATGCACAAATCCgttttatctataaatttaaGCTGAAAATAGAGAAGCATAAGACAAGTCCCAATCTGCAATATAAAAGGGGTTTTGGCATTCAAATGAAgaccaagaaaattttcatcaattcaTTCTTTAACTTATCATAGACAAAGAGTATATAGCATGGTTAGCATCAACTAAGAAATAAGAATATGCAAATTATAGTATATCACAGAAGAACGAGGGCGACTAACTACGAGAGCAACATGAAATACCAATAAATCCATAGGAAGAGACTCCAGCTTTGACTCGGATTCACACTCATCAACCCTAGGAGTCCTTGGCGTTCCCATCAAACTACTCTGTTTAAGCTGCCCGATCACAGGTGAAAATCCAAACTTCTCAGGAGATGCAATCGGAAGGCTTTCATCAATAGCCTCACCTCCCAGTGCAATATCACTATCTGCCTTCTTGGAATCCAACACCGCCACTTGTTTCTTTACAAGGTCGGTACATGACTTTGTCGCAGCCTTACTATACCGTAGCTGGGCGAGAGCTCCCGGCCTGAGGTACTTGTTGCTTGAATTCCTCTGTCGCCTTTTCTGCTTCGGAGTCTTCATTCCCCTCTCCTTTGGAGATACTTTCCCCATACTATTCCCTTCTTGTTTCCTTTTCCTGCTCGATTTCTGGCCTTTTCCCTCTTTTATGCTCTCCTTATAGGTCTTCAATTTCAAACCAAAAATAAACTTAGAATTCCATCCATTTAACCTGCGTCACACAAATCCAAAAATCCCATTAAAATCCAGCAAAGATCAAATGCTTCTACAAATAAACCAAAGCAAATCCATCACATTTTCATAAATTCTCTCATCAGTACACCGAATATATCACAAAAAATTTACCTGATTCCACCGAAGAATGCAAACCAAATTCACCTCAACGCTAACGAGCACCCAATGAAAGGCACAAAATCCTAGATAACAAAAAGAGGTCATTCGCATATATTCTCATCGCAGACAAGAAAATCAAGAATGATGACGCgattaaaataacaaaagaacAGAGAAAAGGACCAGATTCATCACAGAAAGCAGAAATGGCAGAAAATTTGAGATCAACCTGATAAAACGCAGAGCACTGGAGCAGATCGGGAAAAACCCTAGACACTGATAGAGCAGCAGAGGAACGAAGAGAGAGAGGAAGTAGAAAGAGGGAGGGAGAACAGAGAGAGAAAGTTGATAGAGTGAGGGAAGAGATGTGACATCTCTAGGGTTTGGTTTTGAATTTATTGTGATTGCCCGCCAAAATTTTCATCAACAGTTACTGGAGTAATAAAAAAACACCGTGGAAAATGGCGAATATGTTTCGATATCTAGCTGGAGGAACACGTGGCGCTTTTTTATTTGCGGCGATTTTACTGGGCCAGTCTGCTTTGAGTTCTGGGCCTGATGGTGTAGATCTGGGGGCCCACTGACCACTGAGATTGCGGTGTTAATTTCTCAATAAggattgattttcctttttaagtttaatttaatatttaaatatcagATTTGAGAGAGTAAggattgattttcctttttaatatttaaatatcagATTTGAGagggaaatgaaattttttttttttttttttttttttgactaaaTTGTGGATGAGGGGCGGTTAAGGGTTGGCCTCAATCAGCCATTCTTCATGATGTATTTTAATGCTTGAAAGGACTGGATGAACCTTTCACGCGCTATTAATTACGGGTGAGCGTCGGTTTTTCTGAAATTCAATGAGGGGTATTTTCgggtttttagaaataatttttgggGATCTAGTTGGCTAGATCAACGGTGCAGATGAAATTGGGCCTTGTAAACGGACTATGAGGCCCAATTTCAGGGCCTGCTTGTTTTACTAATTGGTCGGATTTGGGCCCTTGATTTTTGGGACTGAGACTTGTTATTGACGATGATGAGAAACATTATTCTTCTAAAAGTTGTGTAATTTTCTATGTAAATActgaaaattataattatgattattccttaaataataaaaaatatttcataaaaataaaataataaataaacaaattaattattaataactaattaatttatggattttttttatataaatattgtgGAAATGAAGAATTTAAGACAAGCCAACATTGAagtttatataaagaaaaaaaactggTGAAGACATTTTTGGCTGTAGCATTGTTTAAAGCCCTATTTGGATCACCTTAtgaattataaaattcaaaagattatttttttaaactcaataataatttttatatattttaattaattttattaaaaaaaaacttataacttaaaaaataatttaatataaaagttaagaaaataatatttttgatataagttattattttataaggCTGTAATTTGGATGAGTTGATCAAGTTAATAACTAACTTGAACCCAACtcgaattaagaaataatcaatCTAAATTCAactcaactttatttttttaaactcggGTTGAGTTCAGATTGTTGAAGTTAAACTAAGGTTGGTTGATTGCAtaatcaaaatctatttataatattttttaaaaatcatttttaatgtatttatataaaaatttaaataataaatatgaccaaattttaagatatcaacaaaagaataaacgtaaatttacatattttaaaaaaaaaatgaaaaacatatgatataatataatttaatatttttgttttaaaaataaaaaaaatgaatattatt contains:
- the LOC100263284 gene encoding F-box protein At4g35930 codes for the protein MGKVSPKERGMKTPKQKRRQRNSSNKYLRPGALAQLRYSKAATKSCTDLVKKQVAVLDSKKADSDIALGGEAIDESLPIASPEKFGFSPVIGQLKQSSLMGTPRTPRVDECESESKLESLPMDLLVKILCHLHHDQLRAVFHVSQRIRKAVLLARQFHFNYTTPDRSRQEMLRTMTPLPTEHWPFVSKGDGKGVFLASPHTPKAPRHGPRPPSRLKVTEMRQIAAVLFQESALPSRCMVPSILPKPLCKSLASNRVLFYEDELCQAVAQNKLL